In Tachysurus fulvidraco isolate hzauxx_2018 chromosome 3, HZAU_PFXX_2.0, whole genome shotgun sequence, a single window of DNA contains:
- the acbd5a gene encoding acyl-CoA-binding domain-containing protein 5A isoform X3, which yields MMMEEQTRSIHEQRFDAAVKVIQSLPVNGSFQPSNEMMLKFYSYYKQATQGPCNIPRPGFWDPVGKVKWDAWHALGDMPKEEAMIAYVDDLKLILESMPMTEQVEQLLQVLGPFYEIVDEKKKISQVSDLTAGLGSMMSPPSNSVTKSIIRTLEMNGTLDGLGPNKSDAPNVDANELEDGGEDDEKDNEDSGDDENEEEEENEQLQEASALKKKGRAGKAIPNGSIGHNLSPVTNGTHCSKSTLNGKDTEEDDGEIRHVNGHAKDGNEDVCSPHHVASDSDSEVYCDSVDQFGAEEQNSDSHAIRSPEESRRIGRSQEELHLTGDSEVLLRGHDGIQHGGEDGKTSGGGGGAQKNSLNMSRPGSSLIRRGRGSRSSGLGPGVTGTLQGAGGDGERRGSDGAGGGDLNEQIVTALTRLQEDMQSVLERLHTLEALTASQARSAALPSEYLLPPASRPRRKSSWWPFDVSPGTVAFALVWPFIAQWIIRQYFQRRRRKLR from the exons GTTCCTTTCAACCATCCAATGAAATGATGCTGAAATTCTACAGCTACTACAAGCAGGCGACTCAGGGCCCGTGCAACATTCCCCGCCCGGGGTTCTGGGATCCTGTCGGCAAAGTCAAATG ggaTGCATGGCACGCACTTGGAGATATGCCAAAAGAAGAGGCCATGATTGCGTACGTGGATGACCTCAAACTG ATTCTTGAAAGCATGCCCATGACTGAGCAGGTGGAGCAGCTGCTGCAGGTCCTCGGGCCGTTCTACGAGATCGTGGATGAGAAGAAAAAGATCAGCCAAGTTTCAGATCTGACTGCAG GCCTCGGAAGCATGATGTCGCCTCCTTCGAACAGCGTCACAAAAAGCATCATCAGAACCTTGGAAATGAACGGCACCTTGGACGGCCTCGGCCCCAACAAATCCGACGCGCCAAACGTTGACGCAAACGAGCTCGAGGACGGAGGTGAGGATGACGAAAAAGATAACGAGGACAGCGGAGATGATGAgaatgaagaggaagaagagaacgAACAGCTGCAAGAAG CTTCTGCCCTGAAGAAAAAGGGCAGAGCGGGAAAAGCGATTCCAAACGGCAGTATAGGGCACAACCTGTCTCCCGTGACGAACGGGACACACTGCTCGAAATCCACCTTGAACGGAAAAGACACGGAGGAGGACGACGGAGAGATCCGGCACGTCAACGGCCACGCTAAAG ATGGTAACGAAGACGTTTGCAGCCCTCATCACGTGGCCTCCGACTCAGACAGCGAGGTTTACTGCGACTCTGTGGACCAGTTTGGTGCAGAGGAG CAGAACAGCGATTCTCACGCGATCCGCTCTCCGGAGGAAAGCCGTAGAATCGGGCGCTCTCAGGAGGAGCTGCACTTGACAGGAGACTCGGAGGTCCTGCTGAGAGGACACGACGGCATTCAGCACGGAGGAGAAGACGGGAAGAcgagtggaggaggaggaggagcgcAGAAAAACAGCCTGAACATGAGCAGACCAGGGAGCTCTCTGATCAGGAGAGGACGAG GGTCCAGGTCATCAGGCTTGGGGCCAGGGGTCACAGGGACCTTACAGGGTGCTGGAGGTGATGGAGAGCGCCGGGGGTCTGATGGGGCCGGAGGTGGCGACCTGAACGAGCAGATAGTCACAGCTTTAACGAGGCTACAGGAGGATATGCAGAGCGTCCTGGAGAGACTGCACACACTCGAGGCTCTAACTGCCTCACAG GCGAGATCAGCGGCCTTGCCCTCAGAATACCTGCTGCCTCCAGCCAGCAGGCCTCGCAGG AAGTCGTCCTGGTGGCCGTTCGACGTTTCTCCAGGCACCGTGGCCTTCGCGCTCGTCTGGCCCTTTATCGCACAGTGGATTATTCGCCAGTATTTTCAGAGGCGGAGAAG AAAACTGCGCTGA
- the acbd5a gene encoding acyl-CoA-binding domain-containing protein 5A isoform X2 codes for MMMEEQTRSIHEQRFDAAVKVIQSLPVNGSFQPSNEMMLKFYSYYKQATQGPCNIPRPGFWDPVGKVKWDAWHALGDMPKEEAMIAYVDDLKLILESMPMTEQVEQLLQVLGPFYEIVDEKKKISQVSDLTAGLGSMMSPPSNSVTKSIIRTLEMNGTLDGLGPNKSDAPNVDANELEDGGEDDEKDNEDSGDDENEEEEENEQLQEASALKKKGRAGKAIPNGSIGHNLSPVTNGTHCSKSTLNGKDTEEDDGEIRHVNGHAKDGNEDVCSPHHVASDSDSEVYCDSVDQFGAEENSDSHAIRSPEESRRIGRSQEELHLTGDSEVLLRGHDGIQHGGEDGKTSGGGGGAQKNSLNMSRPGSSLIRRGRGSRSSGLGPGVTGTLQGAGGDGERRGSDGAGGGDLNEQIVTALTRLQEDMQSVLERLHTLEALTASQARSAALPSEYLLPPASRPRRKSSWWPFDVSPGTVAFALVWPFIAQWIIRQYFQRRRRLNCAGIMV; via the exons GTTCCTTTCAACCATCCAATGAAATGATGCTGAAATTCTACAGCTACTACAAGCAGGCGACTCAGGGCCCGTGCAACATTCCCCGCCCGGGGTTCTGGGATCCTGTCGGCAAAGTCAAATG ggaTGCATGGCACGCACTTGGAGATATGCCAAAAGAAGAGGCCATGATTGCGTACGTGGATGACCTCAAACTG ATTCTTGAAAGCATGCCCATGACTGAGCAGGTGGAGCAGCTGCTGCAGGTCCTCGGGCCGTTCTACGAGATCGTGGATGAGAAGAAAAAGATCAGCCAAGTTTCAGATCTGACTGCAG GCCTCGGAAGCATGATGTCGCCTCCTTCGAACAGCGTCACAAAAAGCATCATCAGAACCTTGGAAATGAACGGCACCTTGGACGGCCTCGGCCCCAACAAATCCGACGCGCCAAACGTTGACGCAAACGAGCTCGAGGACGGAGGTGAGGATGACGAAAAAGATAACGAGGACAGCGGAGATGATGAgaatgaagaggaagaagagaacgAACAGCTGCAAGAAG CTTCTGCCCTGAAGAAAAAGGGCAGAGCGGGAAAAGCGATTCCAAACGGCAGTATAGGGCACAACCTGTCTCCCGTGACGAACGGGACACACTGCTCGAAATCCACCTTGAACGGAAAAGACACGGAGGAGGACGACGGAGAGATCCGGCACGTCAACGGCCACGCTAAAG ATGGTAACGAAGACGTTTGCAGCCCTCATCACGTGGCCTCCGACTCAGACAGCGAGGTTTACTGCGACTCTGTGGACCAGTTTGGTGCAGAGGAG AACAGCGATTCTCACGCGATCCGCTCTCCGGAGGAAAGCCGTAGAATCGGGCGCTCTCAGGAGGAGCTGCACTTGACAGGAGACTCGGAGGTCCTGCTGAGAGGACACGACGGCATTCAGCACGGAGGAGAAGACGGGAAGAcgagtggaggaggaggaggagcgcAGAAAAACAGCCTGAACATGAGCAGACCAGGGAGCTCTCTGATCAGGAGAGGACGAG GGTCCAGGTCATCAGGCTTGGGGCCAGGGGTCACAGGGACCTTACAGGGTGCTGGAGGTGATGGAGAGCGCCGGGGGTCTGATGGGGCCGGAGGTGGCGACCTGAACGAGCAGATAGTCACAGCTTTAACGAGGCTACAGGAGGATATGCAGAGCGTCCTGGAGAGACTGCACACACTCGAGGCTCTAACTGCCTCACAG GCGAGATCAGCGGCCTTGCCCTCAGAATACCTGCTGCCTCCAGCCAGCAGGCCTCGCAGG AAGTCGTCCTGGTGGCCGTTCGACGTTTCTCCAGGCACCGTGGCCTTCGCGCTCGTCTGGCCCTTTATCGCACAGTGGATTATTCGCCAGTATTTTCAGAGGCGGAGAAG GCTGAACTGTGCTGGTATCATGGTGTGA
- the acbd5a gene encoding acyl-CoA-binding domain-containing protein 5A isoform X1 — MMMEEQTRSIHEQRFDAAVKVIQSLPVNGSFQPSNEMMLKFYSYYKQATQGPCNIPRPGFWDPVGKVKWDAWHALGDMPKEEAMIAYVDDLKLILESMPMTEQVEQLLQVLGPFYEIVDEKKKISQVSDLTAGLGSMMSPPSNSVTKSIIRTLEMNGTLDGLGPNKSDAPNVDANELEDGGEDDEKDNEDSGDDENEEEEENEQLQEASALKKKGRAGKAIPNGSIGHNLSPVTNGTHCSKSTLNGKDTEEDDGEIRHVNGHAKDGNEDVCSPHHVASDSDSEVYCDSVDQFGAEEQNSDSHAIRSPEESRRIGRSQEELHLTGDSEVLLRGHDGIQHGGEDGKTSGGGGGAQKNSLNMSRPGSSLIRRGRGSRSSGLGPGVTGTLQGAGGDGERRGSDGAGGGDLNEQIVTALTRLQEDMQSVLERLHTLEALTASQARSAALPSEYLLPPASRPRRKSSWWPFDVSPGTVAFALVWPFIAQWIIRQYFQRRRRLNCAGIMV, encoded by the exons GTTCCTTTCAACCATCCAATGAAATGATGCTGAAATTCTACAGCTACTACAAGCAGGCGACTCAGGGCCCGTGCAACATTCCCCGCCCGGGGTTCTGGGATCCTGTCGGCAAAGTCAAATG ggaTGCATGGCACGCACTTGGAGATATGCCAAAAGAAGAGGCCATGATTGCGTACGTGGATGACCTCAAACTG ATTCTTGAAAGCATGCCCATGACTGAGCAGGTGGAGCAGCTGCTGCAGGTCCTCGGGCCGTTCTACGAGATCGTGGATGAGAAGAAAAAGATCAGCCAAGTTTCAGATCTGACTGCAG GCCTCGGAAGCATGATGTCGCCTCCTTCGAACAGCGTCACAAAAAGCATCATCAGAACCTTGGAAATGAACGGCACCTTGGACGGCCTCGGCCCCAACAAATCCGACGCGCCAAACGTTGACGCAAACGAGCTCGAGGACGGAGGTGAGGATGACGAAAAAGATAACGAGGACAGCGGAGATGATGAgaatgaagaggaagaagagaacgAACAGCTGCAAGAAG CTTCTGCCCTGAAGAAAAAGGGCAGAGCGGGAAAAGCGATTCCAAACGGCAGTATAGGGCACAACCTGTCTCCCGTGACGAACGGGACACACTGCTCGAAATCCACCTTGAACGGAAAAGACACGGAGGAGGACGACGGAGAGATCCGGCACGTCAACGGCCACGCTAAAG ATGGTAACGAAGACGTTTGCAGCCCTCATCACGTGGCCTCCGACTCAGACAGCGAGGTTTACTGCGACTCTGTGGACCAGTTTGGTGCAGAGGAG CAGAACAGCGATTCTCACGCGATCCGCTCTCCGGAGGAAAGCCGTAGAATCGGGCGCTCTCAGGAGGAGCTGCACTTGACAGGAGACTCGGAGGTCCTGCTGAGAGGACACGACGGCATTCAGCACGGAGGAGAAGACGGGAAGAcgagtggaggaggaggaggagcgcAGAAAAACAGCCTGAACATGAGCAGACCAGGGAGCTCTCTGATCAGGAGAGGACGAG GGTCCAGGTCATCAGGCTTGGGGCCAGGGGTCACAGGGACCTTACAGGGTGCTGGAGGTGATGGAGAGCGCCGGGGGTCTGATGGGGCCGGAGGTGGCGACCTGAACGAGCAGATAGTCACAGCTTTAACGAGGCTACAGGAGGATATGCAGAGCGTCCTGGAGAGACTGCACACACTCGAGGCTCTAACTGCCTCACAG GCGAGATCAGCGGCCTTGCCCTCAGAATACCTGCTGCCTCCAGCCAGCAGGCCTCGCAGG AAGTCGTCCTGGTGGCCGTTCGACGTTTCTCCAGGCACCGTGGCCTTCGCGCTCGTCTGGCCCTTTATCGCACAGTGGATTATTCGCCAGTATTTTCAGAGGCGGAGAAG GCTGAACTGTGCTGGTATCATGGTGTGA